From the genome of Aerococcus sanguinicola:
TAAAAGAAGTCAGCGGTGAGCTTATTTTTACCACTGGCATGACCGGCTACCAAGAGACCATCACGGACCCGTCTTATTTTGGCCAGTTGATTACTTTTACTTATCCGATGATCGGCAATTACGGGATCACGGCAGATAATAATGAATCCGTTGCTCCTTCTTGTAAGGCGGTCATTGTTAAGGAATGGGCCCGCCGTCCCTCCAATTGGCGGAGCCAGATGAACTTGGATGAGTTTTTGAAACAACATGAGATTCCAGGTTTAGCAGGGATTGATACCCGGGCCTTGACCCATAAAATTCGTGAACAGGGGGCCATGAAAGCAGCTATTATCGCGGTTGATGCCGACCGGGACCAAGCCCTGGCTGAGCTCAAAGCCGAACCAGCTCTTAAGGACCACGTTGCGAGTGTCTCAACTAAGACGCCTTATCCTAATCCTAATACCGGACGTCGGGTGGTTGTCGTGGACTTTGGCCTCAAGCATTCGATCCTGCGGGCGCTCTCTGAACGGCATTGTTCCGTGACCGTTGTCCCTTATGATACCGATGCTCAAACGATCCTGGCCCTCAAACCCGATGGCGTCATGCTCTCAAACGGACCAGGAGATCCGAAAGACTTGCCTGCTGTCCTCGATATGATCCGTGAAATTCAAGAACAGGTCCCAATCTTCGGGATCTGCCTCGGCCACCAATTATTTGCCCTCGCCAATGGAGCCGATACCTACAAGATGAAATTCGGCCACCGCGGAGTCAACCATCCAGTCCGCGAGATTGCGACCGGTCGGATTGACTTCACTTCTCAGAACCATGGCTATGCGGTAGCCAAAGACTCCATCGATCCAGAAAAATTAATCATTACCCATGTGGAGATTAATGACGGGACAGTGGAAGGGCTCAAGCACCGCCACTATCCAGCCTTCACCGTCCAATACCATCCGGACGCTGCCCCAGGGCCACACGACGCCCTCCATCTCTTCGATGACTTCATGGCAATGATTGATGCAAGAAAGGAGCACTAAGATGCCTAAACGTACAGATATCCAAAAAATTATGGTCATTGGCTCAGGCCCGATTGTGATCGGCCAAGCAGCTGAATTTGACTATGCTGGGACCCAGGTTTGCCTAGCTCTTAAAGAAGAAGGCTATGAAGTCGTCCTCGTCAATTCTAACCCTGCGACCATCATGACTGACAAGGAGATCGCAGATGAGGTCTATATCGAACCCATTACCTATGAATTTGTCTCCCGCATCCTGAGAAAAGATCGTCCCGATGCGATTCTGCCAACCCTAGGCGGGCAAACCGGTCTTAATATGGCCTTAGAATTGTCTAAAGCCGGCATCTTAGACGAATTAGGCATTGAATTACTGGGCACCAAACTCTCAGCCATTGAACAGGCCGAGGACCGGGACCAGTTCAAGCAATTGATGGAAGAATTAAAGCAACCCATCCCTGAATCGACCATTGTCCACACGGTAGATGAAGCGGTCGCTTTTGGAGCGAAAATCGGCTACCCCTTGATTGTACGTCCAGCCTATACCCTAGGCGGAACGGGTGGGGGCCTATGCGAGAACGAAGAGGAGCTTAAAGAAATCACCGAAAACGGGCTTTCCTTATCCCCCGTGACCCAGTGCCTGATCGAACAGAGCATTGCGGGTTACAAGGAAATTGAATACGAAGTGATGAGGGACTCCGCTGATAATGCCATTGTGGTATGTAATATGGAGAACTTTGACCCTGTCGGTATCCACACGGGCGACTCTATTGTTTACGCACCCACCCAGACCCTGTCCGATGATGAACACCAGATGCTTCGTGATGCTTCCTTAGCTATTATCCGTGCCCTTGAAATTGAAGGGGGCTGTAATGTGCAGTTAGCTCTAGATCCTAAGAGCTTCAAGTATTATGTGATTGAAGTGAACCCTCGGGTGTCTCGGTCTTCTGCTTTAGCTTCCAAGGCAACAGGTTATCCGATCGCCAAGCTAGCAGCCAAGATTGCCCTCGGCCTGACCCTGGATGAAATGATGAACCCTGTGACGGAATCAACTTATGCAGAATTTGAGCCCACCTTGGACTATGTTGTCTGCAAGATTCCGCGCTGGCCTTTTGACAAGTTCCAAGATGCGGAGCGCCGCCTAGGGACACAAATGAAGGCGACAGGAGAAGTCATGGCGATCGGAAGGAATATCGAAGAAGCGACGCTGAAGGCTGTCCGTTCACTGGAAATTGGCTGCTACCACGCCGAAATGAAAGAACTCGAAGATGTCTCAGACGATGTCATTAGCGAAAAATTAATCAAAGCCCAAGACGACCGACTCTTCTATATCATGGAAGCCATCCGCCGCGGCTACAGCATTGAAGATATCGCCCAGTTGACAAAGATCGATCTCTTCTTCCTGGATAAACTTTTACACATCGTAGAAATTGAGGATGATCTTAAGTCGCACCCAGGAGACATGGAAAAACTTGGCCAGGCTAAAACATATGGCTTTACCGATTATAAGCTGGCCCAGTTATGGGACATGGACGAAGCTGACTTCCGTGAGAAACGCTTGGAAGCGGGCATCCATCCGGTCTACAAGATGGTAGATACTTGTGCTGCTGAATTCGAAGCTTCCACTCCATACTTCTACAGCTCTTATGAAAGCCACAGTGAAAGCCAGCCTTCCACGGACAAAGACTCTATCCTCGTCCTAGGTTCAGGCCCTATCCGGATTGGCCAGGGGGTCGAATTTGACTATGCGACTGTCCATTCTGTGAAGGCCATCCAAGACGCGGGCTATGAAGCCATTATTATGAACAATAACCCGGAAACCGTGTCGACAGACTTCTCCATCTCTGACAAGCTCTACTTTGAACCTTTAACTTTTGAAGATGTGATGGAAGTCATTGCGGTTGAAAAGCCCCTCGGCGTTATCGTCCAATTCGGAGGTCAGACCGCCATCAACCTGGCTGCACCACTCGCCGAGGCTGGCGTTAAGATCCTAGGAACCACAGTGGAAGATTTGGACCGGGCAGAAGACCGTGATTTATTCGAACAGGCCCTGAGCCAGTTAGAGATTCCTCAACCGATTGGGGACACGGCTAGAAGTCCCGAAGAAGCGGTACAGA
Proteins encoded in this window:
- a CDS encoding carbamoyl phosphate synthase small subunit gives rise to the protein MERILLLEDGTYFSGQAFGALKEVSGELIFTTGMTGYQETITDPSYFGQLITFTYPMIGNYGITADNNESVAPSCKAVIVKEWARRPSNWRSQMNLDEFLKQHEIPGLAGIDTRALTHKIREQGAMKAAIIAVDADRDQALAELKAEPALKDHVASVSTKTPYPNPNTGRRVVVVDFGLKHSILRALSERHCSVTVVPYDTDAQTILALKPDGVMLSNGPGDPKDLPAVLDMIREIQEQVPIFGICLGHQLFALANGADTYKMKFGHRGVNHPVREIATGRIDFTSQNHGYAVAKDSIDPEKLIITHVEINDGTVEGLKHRHYPAFTVQYHPDAAPGPHDALHLFDDFMAMIDARKEH
- the carB gene encoding carbamoyl-phosphate synthase large subunit; translation: MVIGSGPIVIGQAAEFDYAGTQVCLALKEEGYEVVLVNSNPATIMTDKEIADEVYIEPITYEFVSRILRKDRPDAILPTLGGQTGLNMALELSKAGILDELGIELLGTKLSAIEQAEDRDQFKQLMEELKQPIPESTIVHTVDEAVAFGAKIGYPLIVRPAYTLGGTGGGLCENEEELKEITENGLSLSPVTQCLIEQSIAGYKEIEYEVMRDSADNAIVVCNMENFDPVGIHTGDSIVYAPTQTLSDDEHQMLRDASLAIIRALEIEGGCNVQLALDPKSFKYYVIEVNPRVSRSSALASKATGYPIAKLAAKIALGLTLDEMMNPVTESTYAEFEPTLDYVVCKIPRWPFDKFQDAERRLGTQMKATGEVMAIGRNIEEATLKAVRSLEIGCYHAEMKELEDVSDDVISEKLIKAQDDRLFYIMEAIRRGYSIEDIAQLTKIDLFFLDKLLHIVEIEDDLKSHPGDMEKLGQAKTYGFTDYKLAQLWDMDEADFREKRLEAGIHPVYKMVDTCAAEFEASTPYFYSSYESHSESQPSTDKDSILVLGSGPIRIGQGVEFDYATVHSVKAIQDAGYEAIIMNNNPETVSTDFSISDKLYFEPLTFEDVMEVIAVEKPLGVIVQFGGQTAINLAAPLAEAGVKILGTTVEDLDRAEDRDLFEQALSQLEIPQPIGDTARSPEEAVQIADKIGYPVLVRPSYVLGGRAMQIVEHQADLENYMANAVKASPEHPVLIDRYLPGYECEVDAICDGENVLVPGILEHIEHAGVHSGDSMGIYPPQSFSEEIKATILDYTEKLALGLNCIGMMNIQFVIYENKVYVIEVNPRASRTVPFLSKVTDIPMAQLASKAILGQKITDLGYPTGLAAETDQVYVKAPVFSFTKLNQVDSYLSPEMKSTGEVMGGDRDSNKALYKAFEAAGLHMPDHGNILFTIADEDKEEAYDLADAFAELGYGIVATTNTAAYFEEQGLLVQSIEGHSEDPQAPSVQEAIHSGSIQAVVNRVSQEEDESQDYSFAIRQAAVEQGVPLFTSLDTARAILRVMQARAFSIQAI